The following proteins are co-located in the Carassius gibelio isolate Cgi1373 ecotype wild population from Czech Republic chromosome A21, carGib1.2-hapl.c, whole genome shotgun sequence genome:
- the LOC127941734 gene encoding ras-related protein Rab-24-like produces the protein MTAMRVDAKVVMLGKESVGKTSLVERYVHRRFLVGPYQNTIGAAFVAKALNVGDKVVTLGIWDTAGSERYEAMSRIYYRGARAAVVCYDLTDSSSFGRARFWVKELQNCEERCKIYLCGTKGDLIETDRSMRQVDYHDVQDFADEIGAQHFETSSKTGKNVDEVFQKVAEDFNSCDLEFMQEEKGVDLGKKKDSYFDNCCHN, from the exons ATGACTGCCATGCGGGTGGATGCTAAGGTGGTCATGCTTGGCAAAGAGAGTGTGGGTAAAACCAGTCTGGTGGAGAGATACGTCCATCGCCGGTTTCTTGTGGGAccatatcaaaat ACTATAGGGGCTGCATTCGTTGCGAAAGCCCTCAATGTCGGAGACAAGGTGGTTACTCTGGGAATATGG gACACTGCTGGGTCTGAACGCTATGAAGCAATGAGCAGAATTTATTACAGAGGAGCCCGTGCTGCCGTTGTCTGCTATG ACTTAACTGACAGCAGCAGTTTCGGAAGGGCCAGGTTCTGGGTGAAGGAGTTACAGAACTGTGAAGAG cgcTGCAAGATATATTTGTGCGGCACCAAGGGGGACCTCATTGAAACCGATCGAAGTATGCGCCAAGTAGACTACCATGATGTTCAAGACTTTGCAGATG AAATAGGTGCACAACATTTCGAGACCTCCAGCAAAACAGGAAAAAATGTTG atgaggTGTTTCAGAAAGTGGCTGAAGATTTCAATAGCTGTGATTTAGAGTTCATGCAAG AGGAGAAGGGAGTGGATCTTGGGAAAAAgaaggactcttattttgacaaCTGCTGCCATAACTGA